AAATAACTGGTAACAGTTGTTAAATACTGATCAGTATGTTCTTTAGTGAGATTTTGGAAAAGGAAACTACAGGTGGCATAAAGAAATATGCAATAAGAAATCACCTTATCCAACTTGTTCCTTGCACGCCAATAAGTGTGGTCTGACTAATCAGTGATCGAACCTGCAGAGTGAGCAAGCTggcctgtctatctctccagtgAGAGGCCCAGTCCATCTTTAGGGCAGAACCTCATTAACATTAATTAGCTGCACAATCCAATTCCAGATTCTCGAGATCTCACTCTATCTGATATTTCATCATGTCTAGTTTAGTTTCTTCTCATCATTTAGCAGTTGAAGAAAGTGTCATTGGCCAATCATGTCTTGCTCAAATTCAACTAGTTGGATATAAAACTTGAGATTGAGTTGTGACTGCAGGAGGTGAAATAGCTTCATGAAGCCAAGGTGTTGAGACCTAGCTCTGCGTTAAAGTTCAGTTGGGAGACctagggctgggattttccagcccccacAGAGGCAGCTCGCATTAGCAGCCGGCAGGACCTGCTAGTCTGGCCGAAGTCTACGGCATTTTGCATGGCTTGCCCACTCCGTCACTAGGGAACCTATCAAACTATCCATGATTGCAGTGAAACTGTTTCCAAAATCCCCATAAGCAGTACAGCGCCAGCAGAAGCTTCTTAACAGAAAATAGTCTACAAAAATCTAGAAGCAGCCTAAAAGGACAAACCATCTAATTACCAATATGTAATGGTGACCCTTTAAATAGCACTGCTGAAGGGTCCTTGTGCCATGCGTCTTTGAGTGAGTTTATCACATGGTGAGTCAAACTCTGGGACAGCCTAGTTTCAGAAAAGGTTCCAATAACAATCCTAGGAAGTTTAATTACTGTTTCACATATATCTGGTGTGCGCCTTGGACAGAGGAGCACAATTCACCATGGCAGACGGTACACTCCCAGAGACAGACCAGCATGTGCGCACAACCTACTATGTTCCCTGCATTGCAATTGTGActctggattctccagtctcccggCCAAGTGTTTCTCGATGGGTGCTgtctgctggcagtgggattctctgtttccaccactgtcgatgggatttcccattgatgacatgccacgccatcaggaaatctgCGGGcaagggtgcactgccagtgggaacagagaatctcaacGGACAGACAATTCTGACCTAGCTTTCAAAATTACTTCTTTAATGGCTGTAAAGCACTGAAATGTCTTGAGATtatgaaaggtgctttataaatccaAGTTTATTTTTCTACATTGGTCTCTCTTGCACCAATTAATTTCTAGGCCCTGATTTAGTCATTAGCTCCAATACTGACAAACACCCAGTAATTGTTATGCAATGCAGTTCTGTTTTTATATGTGGGTACTCAGATCTTaacaatgctttttttttaaaagttagatcCTTCTGGCAGATATTAAGGATCAGAAATGAAACATTTTCCTCCAATAACATCCAGTTCCCAGCTGGTGTGAGATGACAAGAGAAAATTGCTctttttttcacttttgcactgaCTTGCATGACTAAGCATGCTGCAAACAAAAACATCTCCAGCTCTTCAACAACTGCACTCCAAATGAGCGAACTGTGCACAACAGCAGGCTTATTAAAACAAAAATTCATGTTGACTGAACAAAACCAGGAAGGTGCATTTCAAAGCATCATGTCTTCAGGTGAGTGGTTCTACTGAGCCAGTGGTACGAATTTTAAAATAACCTAGCTACAATTTATGTCGCCCACAAACTACAAGTTGACTGATggttttaaaaaacaaaggcTGAACATTATTTTCTTGTAAAAGAATTTGCATCTCATTTGGCATTGATTGGACATTCATTTTTTTGTCCAAGAAGTAGAAATACTAATTTGTTTGTATCCATTTGAAGGCCattaattattattttccatCTGCATCAACAGGAGAGAGAAATGTACTTATTCCATATTTTAATTTGCTTCTACGGTGATAAAATGGAGTTGGTATATATGCTAATCTACCCCAACTTCAACTTAGATTAGGATAGGTACAAATTGCCTTTAGTTTCCCAATCAAATGGTATAATCAGTGAAGGCTTAATGTTAATGTTTTTCTCTTTGGATATTAACATTGTAAACGTCCACATTTCTGTAATGGAATAAATAACTATTGCTGAAGTACAAAACTGTAGCATGTCAGAACAAAAGTTAACTCGTCCAAAATCATTTTGCAATTGAATAGCTGTTACAAGATTTAACCCCTTTTATTAAGCCAACTCTTACCTTTATTATTTTATCCCTCGTTAAGATCACTCACTTTCATATGTCTCTTCTCGTCTGTAATGTCATGTGGTCAATTCATTGGAAGCACTTCTCTGAGCAGCAACAGACTGTGCTTCAGTTTACTCTACATGAAGTAAACTACCTACTGCTGTAATTTGGTACTTGATAAAATGTATAATATTTCCAGTTGTTAGATTGAAGCATGTGGACAGTAAGTACTGGCATTTCACCCCATAACTGTGTGAAATAGTTACATTTTCTTACTACTTTGGTGCCTTTCTAAACGGAAGTTTAAATGACTGAGTATCTTCGTGAAAATTAATGACCAAGACACAGAAATGATGACTATTTACAAACATCAGTGGAAAAGTGTCAGTTTTGCATTGCACACCAATTAAGCACAAGCATCGCTACTGTTAACGTTCCTTTCAGGATCGGGTTGAAGATAAGGttgagggactggaggggggtggggctcaGATTTAATTGACAATCCCTGGATTTGGCTGAGTTTATGccattatttaattgtccactgtAAAATTGCAGCCCTAAAgttaacctcctccaccagcgcatGTTCTTCTTCACTTTCATCAGTTCTCCTGTTTGCATACCAGAACCCTTCTCTCTATTGGCTCATTTCTACATTGCACATGCCAACTCCTGCATGTTTTCCAGCAatattgccaccctggcactaatTCCCTTCCGGACTCCTCCTTATTGCTCTTTTAATCTTCCAATATTACTTTTCTTGTTCTCCTTTCTAAATATCTGAGATTTTCTTTTCTTGAGCTAATAATGTTATCATTCAGTATCAAGTTGGCCAACCTCAGATCAATTGGGTGTTCATGGGCCTAGCAGCCACTTGCACTGACCACTTCCACTGACTCTGCCACTGTATTACTACCACTGTAATGCTACCACTTGCACACTAGGTCTTCAGTCTTGGCACCTCTAGTGCCATAATCAAAACTGTCTAGGGCATGATTATTTGTTTATGTAAATTTAGGCTCATACAAAATCATTGACAATCTCACAATTGGAAGTGAGTCAGTAGCCAGCTTCTTACCTGGATGCAGAAATCTCAGCTTTTTGTTTGGCAATAGCTGCAGCCCGTTcagctgcttccactgccctatcCACTTTGTCCCGAATCTTACTTGTCCGGAGAGGAATCAAGTTCTTCCTCTTCCCACTCACCAACACATTTTGTTTATATTTGCCTTCTTCTTTTGTTCCATCTGGAAATGTTGTACATCCATAACCATGCCTCTTGTTGCTCAGCCACTCCCCTTCAAATTTCAAGCCATCTGACCGGTGGCTTAACCCAAAACCAGAGCGTTTGTCATTTTTCCATTCTCCAACATACGTTTCTGTTGTTGTTGCATCTATATCATCTTCAATGACTGACAAATCTGTCTCGACCTCACCAAAACTAATTGTGGAATTGATGTCACTGGCTGTAGAACTGACTGTACTCATCCCAGCTTCACTTCGAAATGAGCTCTGCTTGCTTCTTTGGCTGGCCAAGGAACTTTTGGACTCGGACTTGCGGAGTTTCAGTCCACTCAAAAGGGACCTGCGGAAAAtccctttctttttgtttttggttGAAAGAAGATCATTGTCACTATGCATAGTGAGAACAAAGCCCCCCCTTGATCCTGCAGGACTTCCAGCTGGAGTGTCTGGGTGTATGGCTGTACCATTACTATGTTCACTTCTTAGAGAGTTAATAGAAGTTCTAAGAGGAGACCTGATAACAGCAGCCATCCCATAGGGAACACTCTGACGCACACCATACCCATGGCGCATTCCTCCAACCCATTGTCCTTGATAGGTACCTGAAACAGAGAACAGAtcaattttaaatatttattatatttatagtttataaatataatttaaataatGAATAACTCTCACTGATCAGACATGGTTAAATAAATCAACAAGTTAATTCTTGTAGCACTAGTCAAATGTTAGATACTGATCGACTCATCTAGGTTTATTGAACTGCCTCTTCCCCTCACATGAGTACCATCTCTAGGAGAAACATccttatttacaccacgtaaaccataaacaaaataaaacataaaTGCTGGCAATCGGAAACAAAAGAGAATGCTGGAACTCGCATTGCGGCAGGTGAGTCAGAGAACAAATAAGTCAGCATTTCAGACTGAGTGTGCATTTTGTCTTCATATCTAAGCAAATCTGTTCACTTGTCAGTAAGATTTggagattgaacatagaacatagaacattacagcgcagtacaggcccttcggccctccatgttgtgccgacctgtaaaaccactctaaagtccctctacactattcccttagaacacagaacagtacagcacagaacaggcccttcggccctcgatgttgtgccgagcaatgatcaccctactcaaactcacgtatccaccctatacccgtaacccaacaactcccccttaaccttactttttaggacactacgggcaatttagcatggccaatccacctaacccgcacatctttggactgtgggaggaaaccggagcacccagaggaaacccacgcacacacggggaggacgtgcagactccgca
The window above is part of the Scyliorhinus canicula chromosome 9, sScyCan1.1, whole genome shotgun sequence genome. Proteins encoded here:
- the jph3 gene encoding junctophilin-3 isoform X2 — its product is MSRGGRFDFDDGGSYCGGWEDGKAHGHGICTGPKGQGEYAGSWSHGFEVVGVYTWPSGNTYQGTWAQGKRHGIGVESKGKWVYKGEWCHGFKGRYGVRESTGSGAKYEGTWNNGLQDGYGTETYRDGGTYQGQWVGGMRHGYGVRQSVPYGMAAVIRSPLRTSINSLRSEHSNGTAIHPDTPAGSPAGSRGGFVLTMHSDNDLLSTKNKKKGIFRRSLLSGLKLRKSESKSSLASQRSKQSSFRSEAGMSTVSSTASDINSTISFGEVETDLSVIEDDIDATTTETYVGEWKNDKRSGFGLSHRSDGLKFEGEWLSNKRHGYGCTTFPDGTKEEGKYKQNVLVSGKRKNLIPLRTSKIRDKVDRAVEAAERAAAIAKQKAEISASRTSHAKSKSEVAATAAHKAQDEAQLARITAKEFSPTTQHPGNEITTHSGGEIQGSFWRSDFERNGCGKQVARLESSSFRRLNYN